In one window of Candidatus Limnocylindrales bacterium DNA:
- the glf gene encoding UDP-galactopyranose mutase — translation MATSPKDILCFSHLRWNFVFQRPQHLLSRWAREHRVFYIEEPQTRASEIAALKIERSPEGVHVVTPQIPESFSENLATTLKGLIAEMLIEHRIEEYVSWYYTPLALAFTDHLQPRAIVYDCMDELSAFRGASSELKERERELCNRADLVFTGGQSLYESKRFLHHSVRAFPSAVDVAHFAEARTIRDEPTDQAGIPHPRLGFFGVIDERMDLELVAQLAERRPDWHIVLVGPIVKIDPSEVPSAPNIHCLGGKSYDELPHYLAGWDVAILPFARNASTRFISPTKTPEYLAGGKPVVSTSIRDVVRPYGELGLAEIADDPHHFEEAVEYLLSTDHRARQATADEFLKTISWDKTWASMKELVDAACAKGAPPPESQRGRRTDGRPQTGQATDAARSLHRSQRSPGLDGRSGARALRRARPHFDALVVGAGFAGSVCAERLASAGGKKILLCDVRPHIGGNAYDHPNDDGILVHRYGPHIFHTNSADVFQYLSQFTRWRPYEHRVLAHIDSKLLPIPINLDSVNGLYGWNLDSDGVEAFFRRVAEPREKITTSEDVIISKVGRELYEKFFRYYTRKQWGLDPSELDSSVIARIPVRTDRDDRYFTDTFQAMPAGGMTAMFENIVDHPNITVEVGVDYRTLSERVSYDEIVYTGPIDEFFGSCYGKLPYRALEFRHETLDKPRHQPVAVINYPNDHDYTRVTEFKHLTGQTHAKTAIVYEYPRAEGDPYYPIPRPENAKLYRRYELLAQATRHVHFCGRLATYKYYNMDQVVAQALTVSSRMLGVVRKQLLANAS, via the coding sequence ATGGCGACCTCGCCGAAAGACATCCTGTGTTTCTCTCACCTGCGCTGGAATTTCGTGTTCCAGAGGCCGCAACACCTGCTGAGCCGGTGGGCCAGAGAGCACCGTGTTTTTTATATCGAGGAGCCGCAGACACGCGCATCCGAGATTGCCGCACTCAAGATCGAACGTTCCCCGGAAGGCGTCCACGTCGTAACGCCGCAGATCCCGGAATCGTTTTCAGAAAACCTTGCGACCACGCTCAAAGGCCTGATCGCCGAGATGCTCATCGAGCATCGCATCGAAGAGTACGTGAGCTGGTACTACACGCCGCTCGCCCTCGCCTTCACCGACCACCTCCAACCACGCGCGATCGTGTACGACTGCATGGACGAGCTTTCCGCATTCCGCGGCGCGTCGAGCGAGTTGAAGGAGCGCGAGCGCGAGTTGTGCAACCGGGCGGATCTCGTCTTTACCGGCGGGCAGAGTCTCTACGAATCCAAACGCTTCCTGCACCATTCGGTACGCGCGTTCCCGAGCGCCGTCGACGTCGCGCATTTCGCCGAGGCTCGCACGATCCGCGACGAACCGACGGACCAGGCCGGCATCCCGCATCCCCGTCTCGGCTTTTTCGGGGTGATCGACGAACGCATGGACCTCGAGCTCGTGGCACAGCTCGCCGAGCGCCGCCCGGACTGGCACATCGTCCTCGTCGGCCCGATCGTAAAGATCGATCCGTCCGAAGTTCCGAGCGCGCCGAACATCCACTGCCTCGGCGGGAAGTCCTATGACGAGCTCCCGCATTATCTGGCCGGCTGGGACGTCGCGATTCTTCCGTTCGCGCGCAACGCATCGACACGCTTCATCAGCCCGACCAAGACTCCGGAGTATCTCGCCGGCGGCAAGCCGGTAGTCTCGACGTCGATCCGCGACGTCGTGCGGCCTTACGGAGAGCTCGGTCTCGCGGAGATTGCCGACGATCCGCACCACTTCGAGGAAGCCGTCGAGTACCTTTTGTCGACCGACCATAGAGCACGCCAGGCCACGGCGGATGAATTCCTGAAAACGATTTCGTGGGACAAGACGTGGGCATCGATGAAAGAGCTCGTCGATGCGGCCTGCGCCAAAGGCGCGCCGCCGCCGGAATCCCAGCGAGGCCGCCGCACGGATGGCCGGCCGCAGACCGGTCAGGCAACCGACGCAGCGCGATCTCTCCACCGTTCGCAGAGAAGCCCGGGGCTCGACGGCAGGTCCGGTGCGCGCGCGCTTCGCCGTGCGCGGCCGCACTTCGATGCGCTCGTCGTCGGCGCGGGCTTTGCGGGAAGCGTCTGCGCCGAGCGTCTTGCGTCGGCGGGCGGGAAGAAGATTCTCCTTTGCGACGTCCGCCCGCACATCGGCGGCAATGCGTACGACCATCCGAACGACGACGGAATTCTCGTCCACCGCTACGGCCCGCACATCTTTCACACGAACTCTGCCGACGTTTTCCAGTACCTGTCGCAGTTCACCAGATGGCGCCCGTACGAGCACCGCGTGCTCGCGCACATCGACTCGAAGCTGTTGCCGATCCCGATCAATCTCGACAGCGTCAACGGTCTTTACGGCTGGAACCTCGATTCCGACGGCGTCGAGGCGTTCTTCCGGCGTGTCGCCGAGCCTCGCGAAAAGATCACGACGTCCGAGGACGTGATCATCAGCAAGGTCGGCCGCGAGCTCTACGAGAAATTCTTCCGCTACTATACCCGCAAGCAATGGGGCCTCGACCCGAGCGAGCTCGACTCGTCCGTGATCGCACGCATTCCGGTGCGCACCGATCGCGACGACCGCTATTTCACCGACACGTTCCAGGCGATGCCGGCCGGTGGAATGACGGCGATGTTCGAGAACATCGTCGACCATCCGAACATCACGGTCGAGGTCGGCGTGGACTACCGGACGCTTTCCGAACGGGTCAGCTACGACGAGATCGTCTATACCGGTCCCATCGACGAGTTCTTCGGCAGCTGTTACGGCAAGCTTCCGTATCGCGCGCTCGAGTTCCGCCACGAGACGCTCGACAAGCCTCGGCATCAGCCGGTGGCCGTCATCAACTACCCGAACGACCACGACTACACGCGCGTCACGGAGTTCAAGCATCTGACAGGCCAGACGCACGCGAAGACGGCGATCGTCTACGAGTATCCGCGCGCCGAAGGTGATCCGTACTACCCGATTCCGCGGCCGGAAAACGCGAAGCTGTACAGGCGATACGAGCTGCTCGCGCAGGCGACCAGGCACGTGCACTTCTGCGGCCGGCTGGCGACGTACAAGTACTACAACATGGACCAGGTCGTCGCGCAGGCTCTTACGGTCTCGTCGCGCATGCTTGGCGTGGTGCGCAAACAGCTTCTTGCCAATGCGAGCTGA
- a CDS encoding P-loop NTPase fold protein, with translation MAAPTTKKSRLRLRSEGDVMRAFRVFQILGIVAALLTGVISAGLFKNSIRPDPFEPNPSWHDWLFYWQPDRAMQNMTVVPIGPHGTLTFRPLRTDWINVEDPSVEEPRNVASLFSNSFSFVTPSFAFDAGPSSSEEKSLQRERDLEEKRRIDAQSKQQEQQGRPEQEKTPQQGPDPAKPAVKSYSPTAPVSLPGLAPRENPAEPDPRPAEIDATIAPGAKGENATPPPRPTSGLDPQKLTFSSTAACSFDGSRCLLANQNNSVTIRTNAAAGSPPNPDVNRVRHVIGGESDKIFSLFISGDGRNAEASIVGSGERYLMASADGGETWARLSPGETYFDTAYRNEIAVEPELWLCSQSHPSVQIGCRSVLDSRHDFWVDGSTYYILFFDSQRRLARMSAADYAASVPFTGKVEFVRSIEQMKSEFESAKRKPGPSLAAKLSTQPFPFVPQSFYVQQDAEGSVAWLSSGWNQDGEKAAGDDESRRPALFQSTDGGQTWVQLQYRKLPPPWILYVALPLLMLLLYGTFEAYRRIPDLSLVSAIVGRATPDRPITLDDPDVAGLKDLSLAIERFLRNPSTIAPLTVAIEGKWGTGKSSLMNLVRERLQRRGERSVWFNAWHQQNDEQLFAALFENIRSQAIPPFWQLSGIRFHVRLIWFRIEREVWGLLAVVLSIAACWYVFHQWLPDLGDRVSNWWTWGREQIADKNKSLSETLLTALVTIGGGLGTLTVVLKIAEQLIVPFKALNADPVSLLATMSRNSRVMDYSEKLSFHYRFAREFHDTCRALQSRTGAGLVIFIDDLDRCSEEQVMRVLEAVNFLATAGDCFVILGIDRERVKVRVNIAAKEDKDSSYAEKYLEKLFNMTIRVPEASVEATLALAIGALTDPAKEPGKPYSPWPERIRRAIRFAPEAAALPIAVLFTAFLITDTLGSPPVKQSAPTDHSSKPAGSSDKTTTSDDDSTPSPYVVSPSPPEKNIIADPTKVKPNAVSAAALARSSFLQTWIVPILCVLILVLLMLRRSALATEDMVEDSKDFLDAMSIWHPAVFALDPALRAIKKHQNRLRFQAMRVRREKVEADRLDDWFGNKYDDDQPEVEISDELLVTLGMMEVAVASLPSTSDALEDQVSQVTDSVFRQSFARFVRAFPQAWPPTDAQLREYKGLSRMTKEHEASGEGEKSEPVATDAALAPA, from the coding sequence ATGGCAGCACCCACAACGAAGAAAAGCCGGCTTCGGCTACGTTCCGAAGGCGACGTGATGCGAGCCTTTCGAGTATTCCAGATTCTGGGGATAGTGGCTGCGCTGCTTACCGGCGTCATCTCAGCCGGCCTTTTCAAGAATTCGATCCGGCCCGATCCTTTCGAGCCCAATCCTTCCTGGCATGACTGGCTTTTCTATTGGCAGCCAGATCGAGCAATGCAGAACATGACCGTCGTTCCAATCGGTCCGCACGGCACTCTGACGTTCCGGCCGCTGCGCACCGACTGGATCAACGTCGAGGATCCGTCGGTGGAAGAACCACGCAACGTTGCGTCGTTGTTCTCCAACTCTTTTTCCTTCGTTACACCCAGCTTCGCGTTCGATGCCGGTCCCTCCTCCTCCGAAGAGAAGAGTCTGCAGCGCGAGAGGGACTTGGAGGAAAAACGCCGAATAGACGCGCAATCGAAGCAGCAGGAACAGCAAGGTCGTCCGGAACAAGAGAAAACGCCACAGCAGGGTCCGGATCCGGCCAAGCCGGCCGTGAAGTCGTACTCCCCAACAGCCCCGGTATCTCTTCCGGGGCTGGCGCCACGAGAAAACCCGGCAGAGCCCGATCCTCGCCCCGCAGAAATTGATGCGACGATTGCGCCCGGAGCGAAAGGTGAGAACGCCACCCCGCCGCCGCGTCCGACGTCTGGCCTCGATCCGCAAAAGCTTACGTTCTCTTCGACCGCCGCCTGTTCATTCGACGGCAGCCGCTGCCTGTTGGCAAATCAGAACAATTCGGTGACGATTCGTACGAACGCAGCGGCCGGCAGTCCACCGAATCCCGACGTGAATCGCGTTCGTCATGTGATCGGTGGTGAAAGCGACAAGATCTTTTCGCTTTTCATCTCCGGCGACGGAAGGAACGCCGAGGCATCGATCGTTGGTTCCGGCGAAAGGTATCTCATGGCCTCCGCTGACGGCGGCGAAACCTGGGCCAGACTATCGCCGGGCGAGACGTACTTCGATACGGCGTACAGAAATGAAATCGCCGTAGAGCCAGAACTGTGGCTTTGCTCCCAGTCTCATCCCTCGGTGCAGATCGGATGCCGGTCGGTCCTCGACAGCCGGCACGATTTTTGGGTCGACGGGTCTACCTACTACATCCTGTTCTTCGATAGCCAGAGACGGCTCGCGCGAATGAGTGCCGCAGACTACGCGGCGTCAGTGCCTTTCACCGGAAAGGTCGAGTTCGTTCGTTCCATCGAGCAGATGAAAAGCGAGTTCGAAAGTGCGAAGCGCAAGCCGGGCCCGTCGCTGGCAGCCAAGCTGTCGACGCAGCCGTTCCCCTTCGTACCGCAGTCCTTTTACGTTCAGCAAGACGCCGAGGGCAGCGTCGCGTGGCTTTCCTCGGGATGGAACCAGGACGGTGAGAAAGCCGCCGGCGACGATGAGTCGCGCCGCCCCGCGCTCTTCCAATCGACCGACGGCGGGCAGACCTGGGTGCAACTCCAATACAGGAAGCTTCCGCCACCGTGGATTCTGTACGTCGCCCTGCCGCTGTTGATGCTCCTGCTGTACGGTACATTCGAAGCGTACCGCCGCATTCCCGACCTCTCATTGGTTTCGGCAATCGTCGGACGCGCTACTCCGGACAGACCCATCACACTCGACGATCCGGACGTTGCCGGCCTGAAGGATCTTTCGCTGGCGATCGAACGATTTTTGCGTAACCCGTCCACCATTGCACCTCTCACTGTTGCCATCGAAGGAAAGTGGGGCACCGGCAAGAGCTCGCTGATGAATCTGGTTCGCGAGCGCCTGCAGCGACGTGGCGAGCGCTCCGTCTGGTTCAATGCCTGGCACCAGCAGAACGACGAGCAGCTTTTCGCGGCGCTGTTCGAGAACATCCGTTCCCAAGCCATCCCTCCGTTCTGGCAACTGTCAGGGATTCGCTTTCACGTCCGCCTCATCTGGTTCCGAATCGAGCGGGAAGTCTGGGGACTGCTCGCGGTCGTCTTGTCCATAGCTGCCTGCTGGTACGTCTTTCACCAATGGCTGCCCGATCTCGGTGATCGAGTGAGCAATTGGTGGACCTGGGGCAGAGAACAGATCGCGGACAAGAACAAGTCGCTGTCGGAGACTCTGCTCACGGCCCTCGTCACAATCGGCGGCGGTCTCGGAACGCTCACCGTCGTTCTGAAAATCGCAGAGCAATTGATCGTCCCGTTCAAGGCGCTCAACGCCGATCCGGTGTCCTTGCTGGCTACGATGTCCAGGAATTCGCGGGTGATGGATTACAGCGAAAAGCTCAGTTTTCACTATCGTTTCGCACGGGAGTTTCACGATACGTGCCGTGCCCTGCAATCGCGCACCGGTGCCGGACTTGTCATCTTCATCGACGATCTCGACCGATGCTCTGAAGAGCAGGTGATGCGGGTGCTCGAAGCGGTCAACTTCCTCGCTACCGCGGGGGATTGTTTTGTGATCCTCGGCATTGATCGCGAGCGTGTGAAGGTCCGCGTCAACATCGCAGCCAAAGAGGACAAAGACTCTTCATATGCAGAAAAATATCTCGAGAAACTGTTCAACATGACGATCCGTGTTCCCGAAGCGAGCGTCGAGGCGACGCTCGCCTTGGCCATAGGAGCGCTGACAGATCCTGCAAAAGAGCCCGGCAAGCCGTACTCGCCGTGGCCGGAGCGTATCCGCCGCGCCATCCGCTTTGCCCCGGAGGCGGCGGCGTTGCCCATTGCCGTGCTGTTCACAGCATTTCTGATCACCGACACCCTCGGATCCCCACCGGTGAAACAGTCCGCTCCTACCGACCATTCGTCGAAGCCGGCAGGTTCGTCAGACAAGACGACAACTTCCGACGATGATTCGACGCCTTCTCCATACGTTGTCAGTCCGTCGCCGCCAGAGAAGAACATCATCGCGGATCCGACCAAGGTGAAACCCAACGCCGTCAGCGCAGCAGCGCTCGCACGATCCAGCTTTCTGCAGACATGGATCGTGCCGATTCTCTGCGTGCTCATTCTCGTTTTACTGATGCTGCGTCGCTCCGCACTCGCCACGGAAGATATGGTCGAGGATTCGAAGGATTTTCTCGATGCCATGTCGATCTGGCACCCTGCAGTCTTTGCGCTCGACCCGGCGTTGCGCGCGATCAAGAAGCACCAAAACCGGCTGCGTTTTCAGGCGATGCGCGTGCGCAGAGAAAAGGTCGAAGCGGACCGCCTCGATGACTGGTTCGGAAACAAGTACGATGACGATCAGCCGGAGGTCGAGATTTCGGACGAGCTGCTCGTCACGCTTGGCATGATGGAGGTTGCGGTGGCTTCGCTACCGAGCACGTCCGACGCGCTCGAGGATCAGGTTTCCCAGGTGACCGATTCGGTATTCCGGCAGTCGTTCGCGCGGTTTGTCCGCGCGTTTCCGCAGGCGTGGCCGCCGACGGACGCCCAGCTCCGTGAATACAAAGGCTTGTCCAGGATGACGAAGGAACACGAGGCGAGCGGCGAGGGAGAAAAAAGCGAACCGGTCGCGACCGACGCCGCACTCGCTCCGGCCTGA
- a CDS encoding RNB domain-containing ribonuclease → MRDALSTHLLTILASARRPSSTVEQLTRATGMESGDIAASLDALERSGDVVRMPKHKWALAERSGMLTGRVKVERSGRALVILDVPDAPLVVERGALRPAMNGDRVLVEPMRYARGGLHHARIHRVLERRHQTIVGVASPIARRRLLPLDDRIGPYIVVLSDDSDEAPPKMAVAATILEYPTSHRDLVVRVDRVLGEVGKLATEIQAACLLREIDEEFSEEVTAEAAAFAEPHESDLEGRTDLRSMLTVTVDPVDAKDHDDAVAIEPGEDGGWRLVVSIADVSHYVRPGTRLDSEAYERSTSVYFPGCSIPMLPERLSGDLASLHPGVDRLTVSVFLDIDARGNVVDASFARSVIHSFASLTYEQVQTVLDEEGFRPASTRDDESDDAAAVDAAEDSAGLRAAVELDVHSLPAPTRTALVSMAECADALHRRRMKRGAIDMDLPEAVIELDETGEVRGIHRRPRRFAHRLVEEFMLAANEAVAERIDKAGAPFLYRIHERPDDEALTELATRVRALGLRLERDGGLVTPKMFQKLLAGAVGRPEARQINNMVLRTMTRARYSADKEIHFGLASRCYTHFTSPIRRYPDIIAHRALLAVEASRARSGKRAPEASSTETGATIPDFEAEASLARKRAGLQALPSHEALGPAGEHTSSRERRAMDAERDVVQAAGVLYMMRHVGRRLDGTVSGVDRWGFWVELDVAFVEGFVHIGKLREYFDYVAERMELQSRVSSAVIHIGQRVKVRVASVDLAARRIELEPA, encoded by the coding sequence GTGCGCGATGCGCTCTCGACGCATCTGCTCACGATCCTCGCCTCCGCACGACGACCGTCCTCGACCGTCGAACAACTCACGCGTGCGACCGGCATGGAGTCCGGCGACATCGCCGCGTCGCTCGACGCGCTCGAACGAAGCGGCGACGTCGTGCGCATGCCGAAACACAAGTGGGCGCTCGCTGAGCGGTCGGGGATGCTGACAGGCCGGGTCAAAGTCGAACGCTCGGGGCGGGCGCTCGTGATCCTCGACGTGCCGGACGCTCCGCTGGTCGTCGAACGCGGCGCGCTCCGGCCGGCGATGAACGGCGACCGCGTGCTCGTCGAGCCGATGCGTTATGCGCGCGGCGGTCTTCACCACGCACGCATCCATCGCGTGCTCGAGCGCAGGCACCAGACGATCGTCGGCGTGGCTTCGCCGATCGCGAGACGGCGCCTGCTGCCGCTCGACGATCGCATCGGCCCGTACATCGTCGTGCTCTCGGACGACAGCGACGAAGCGCCGCCGAAGATGGCGGTCGCCGCCACAATCCTCGAGTACCCGACTTCGCACCGCGACCTCGTCGTGCGCGTCGACCGCGTCCTCGGCGAAGTCGGCAAGCTCGCCACCGAAATCCAGGCGGCGTGCCTGCTGCGCGAGATCGACGAAGAATTTTCCGAAGAGGTCACTGCCGAGGCCGCTGCGTTCGCGGAACCGCACGAATCCGACCTCGAAGGCCGCACCGACCTCCGCTCGATGCTGACCGTGACGGTCGATCCCGTCGATGCGAAGGACCACGACGACGCGGTCGCGATCGAACCGGGCGAAGACGGCGGCTGGCGCCTCGTCGTGTCGATCGCCGACGTGTCGCATTACGTGCGACCCGGAACGCGGCTCGACAGCGAAGCCTACGAGCGCTCGACCAGCGTCTACTTTCCCGGCTGCTCGATCCCGATGCTGCCCGAGCGGCTGTCGGGCGATCTCGCCAGCCTGCATCCCGGCGTCGACCGCCTGACGGTATCGGTGTTCCTCGACATCGATGCGCGCGGCAATGTCGTCGATGCGTCGTTTGCGCGCTCGGTCATCCACAGCTTCGCGTCGCTCACGTACGAGCAGGTGCAGACGGTTCTCGACGAGGAAGGCTTTCGCCCGGCGAGCACGCGCGACGACGAGAGCGATGACGCCGCGGCAGTCGATGCAGCCGAAGACAGCGCCGGGCTTCGTGCCGCCGTCGAGCTCGATGTGCATTCGCTGCCGGCGCCGACGCGTACCGCTCTCGTTTCGATGGCCGAGTGCGCCGATGCGCTGCATCGCCGCCGCATGAAGCGCGGTGCCATCGACATGGATCTTCCCGAAGCCGTCATCGAGCTCGACGAGACCGGCGAGGTCCGCGGCATTCACCGGCGCCCGCGACGCTTTGCGCACCGTCTCGTCGAGGAATTCATGCTGGCCGCGAACGAAGCCGTCGCCGAGCGCATCGACAAGGCCGGAGCGCCGTTCCTGTATCGCATTCACGAGCGGCCCGACGACGAAGCCCTGACGGAGCTGGCCACACGCGTTCGCGCGCTCGGCCTGCGGCTCGAACGCGACGGCGGGCTGGTCACGCCGAAAATGTTCCAGAAGCTGCTGGCCGGCGCCGTCGGCCGGCCCGAAGCCCGCCAGATCAACAACATGGTGCTGCGTACGATGACGCGCGCACGCTACTCGGCCGACAAGGAAATCCACTTCGGCCTCGCGAGCCGCTGCTACACGCATTTCACGTCGCCGATCCGGCGCTATCCGGACATCATCGCGCACCGCGCGCTGCTCGCGGTCGAAGCGTCGCGCGCCAGGTCCGGAAAACGCGCGCCCGAAGCGTCGTCCACCGAAACCGGGGCGACGATCCCTGATTTCGAAGCCGAGGCATCGCTTGCGCGGAAACGTGCAGGCCTGCAAGCCCTTCCGTCGCACGAAGCCCTCGGCCCGGCGGGTGAGCACACCTCTTCGCGCGAACGCCGCGCAATGGATGCCGAGCGCGACGTCGTGCAGGCGGCGGGCGTGCTCTACATGATGAGGCACGTCGGCCGCCGGCTCGACGGAACCGTAAGCGGTGTCGATCGCTGGGGCTTCTGGGTCGAGCTCGACGTCGCGTTCGTCGAAGGCTTCGTGCACATCGGCAAGCTGCGCGAATACTTCGATTACGTTGCCGAGCGCATGGAGCTGCAGAGCCGCGTTTCCTCCGCGGTGATCCACATCGGACAGCGCGTCAAAGTGCGGGTGGCGTCGGTCGATCTTGCCGCTCGGCGAATCGAGCTCGAGCCGGCGTGA
- a CDS encoding methylmalonyl-CoA mutase family protein, giving the protein MASFDQELTRWNTKMLAPALAKSAERREKFETLSSIPVEPLYGPTNGSEYPAKLGMPGEFPYTRGVQPNMYRGRLWTMRQYAGFGTAEETNNRFRFLLSHGTTGLSTAFDLPTQMGRDSDHPLAEGEVGKVGVAIDSLADMETLFDKIPLDQVTTSMTINSTAAILLALYLAVAEKQGVGWDKVGGTIQNDVLKEYIARGTYIYPPAASMRIVADIFAFCTKEVPTWNTISISGYHMREAGCTAVQEVAFTIANGIAYVEGAKARGLDVDSFASRLAFFFNCHNHFFEEVAKFRAARRMWARIMKERLGAKKERNMMMRFHTQTAGSSLQAQQPLNNVVRTTVQALAAVCGGTQSLHTNGYDEALTLPTETAATTALRTQQMIAYESGAADTVDPLGGAWYIEQLTDEIERRAQDYIDAIDRMGGSVKAIEKGFQQREIQQAAYTHQQLVESGDRIIVGVNKFQGKETMKVDLLRLDPALERQQKARLGKVRAERNAADCKAALAEVMRRAGTDENLMPAIVDAVRKYATLGEISDAMRTAFGEFDAPVFI; this is encoded by the coding sequence ATGGCCAGTTTCGATCAGGAGCTCACCCGCTGGAACACGAAGATGCTCGCGCCCGCGCTCGCGAAATCCGCCGAACGGCGTGAGAAATTCGAAACCCTCTCGAGCATTCCCGTCGAGCCTCTCTACGGGCCGACGAACGGCTCGGAGTATCCGGCCAAGCTCGGCATGCCCGGCGAGTTTCCGTACACGCGCGGCGTGCAGCCGAACATGTACCGCGGCCGCCTCTGGACGATGCGCCAGTACGCCGGCTTCGGCACCGCCGAAGAAACCAACAACCGCTTCCGCTTCCTGCTCAGCCACGGCACCACGGGACTTTCGACCGCGTTCGATCTTCCGACGCAGATGGGCCGCGACAGCGATCATCCGCTGGCCGAAGGCGAAGTCGGCAAAGTCGGCGTAGCCATCGATTCGCTGGCCGACATGGAAACGCTGTTCGACAAGATCCCTCTCGATCAGGTCACGACGTCGATGACGATCAACTCGACGGCGGCGATCCTGCTGGCGCTCTACCTCGCCGTTGCCGAAAAGCAGGGCGTCGGCTGGGACAAGGTCGGCGGCACGATCCAGAACGACGTGCTGAAGGAATACATCGCGCGCGGCACCTACATCTACCCGCCCGCCGCCTCGATGCGCATCGTCGCCGACATCTTCGCGTTCTGCACCAAAGAGGTGCCGACGTGGAACACGATCTCGATCAGCGGCTACCACATGCGTGAAGCCGGCTGCACGGCCGTCCAGGAAGTCGCGTTCACGATCGCCAACGGCATCGCGTACGTCGAAGGCGCGAAAGCGCGCGGCCTCGACGTCGATTCGTTCGCATCGCGCCTGGCGTTCTTCTTCAACTGCCACAATCACTTCTTCGAGGAAGTCGCCAAGTTCCGCGCCGCGCGCCGCATGTGGGCGCGGATCATGAAAGAGCGGCTCGGTGCCAAGAAGGAGCGCAACATGATGATGCGCTTCCACACCCAGACCGCCGGCTCTTCGCTGCAGGCCCAGCAGCCGCTCAACAACGTCGTGCGCACCACCGTCCAGGCGCTCGCGGCCGTCTGCGGCGGAACCCAGTCGCTTCACACCAACGGTTACGACGAGGCGCTGACGCTTCCGACCGAGACCGCCGCGACCACCGCACTGCGCACACAGCAGATGATTGCCTACGAGTCGGGTGCCGCCGACACCGTCGATCCCCTCGGAGGCGCCTGGTACATCGAGCAGCTCACCGACGAGATCGAGCGCCGCGCGCAGGATTATATCGACGCGATCGACCGCATGGGCGGCTCGGTCAAGGCGATCGAGAAAGGCTTTCAGCAGCGCGAGATCCAGCAGGCTGCCTACACGCACCAGCAGCTCGTCGAATCGGGCGACCGCATCATCGTCGGCGTCAACAAGTTCCAGGGCAAGGAGACGATGAAGGTCGATCTGCTGCGCCTGGATCCGGCGCTCGAGCGGCAACAGAAGGCCAGGCTGGGCAAAGTGCGCGCCGAGCGCAATGCTGCGGACTGCAAAGCCGCACTCGCCGAGGTCATGCGCCGCGCCGGCACCGACGAGAACCTGATGCCGGCGATCGTCGATGCCGTACGCAAATACGCGACCCTCGGGGAAATTTCGGACGCGATGCGGACCGCGTTCGGCGAGTTCGACGCGCCGGTCTTCATCTGA
- a CDS encoding biotin/lipoyl-containing protein — MATYKVKAYGKEYTVEVIEQASGARIIVEGYSFEVEQAAPGSVPGQSVARPAARPAAPAAPAAAPAAAPPAKAKKAAAKSDAPAAAPAAAAKAPATGRGAVVAPIPGVITKVCVVEGQEVKAGETVVKLEAMKMENDITALTSGVVKEVAVAEGTEVSDGQLLVLIE, encoded by the coding sequence ATGGCGACGTACAAGGTCAAAGCATACGGAAAGGAATACACCGTCGAGGTCATCGAGCAGGCCAGCGGCGCGCGCATCATCGTCGAAGGCTACAGCTTCGAGGTCGAACAGGCCGCGCCCGGCTCGGTCCCCGGCCAGAGCGTAGCGCGTCCGGCCGCACGACCGGCTGCTCCCGCGGCGCCTGCCGCTGCTCCGGCGGCCGCACCGCCCGCCAAGGCGAAAAAGGCCGCTGCCAAAAGCGATGCTCCGGCTGCTGCACCGGCGGCCGCCGCAAAGGCACCGGCGACGGGACGAGGTGCCGTCGTCGCACCGATCCCCGGCGTGATCACGAAGGTCTGCGTCGTCGAAGGTCAGGAAGTCAAAGCCGGCGAGACGGTCGTCAAGCTCGAAGCCATGAAGATGGAGAACGACATCACCGCGCTGACCAGCGGAGTCGTCAAAGAGGTCGCGGTGGCGGAAGGGACCGAAGTTTCGGACGGGCAGCTGCTGGTCCTGATCGAGTAG